One window of the Salvia miltiorrhiza cultivar Shanhuang (shh) chromosome 6, IMPLAD_Smil_shh, whole genome shotgun sequence genome contains the following:
- the LOC130990665 gene encoding uncharacterized protein LOC130990665: MEDAPRGRGRGRGRGRGRGRGFILELPIPQVAPERTAEEKFCKEKPPTFDGLGDPADAEKWIRAVERIFGYIRCEDEEKVTCAAYQLVDEADFWWESVRRTMTEEQWENFTWEYFKTELYEKYIPGALTIESLLPREKEKAPGQSGFVPPQDCGKGKRKWNEGTGGNSGNGDGKKPWVANQNQNQCQKQQPQAMGRPLCPKYQRPHSGECLKGINICYSCGETGHYASACPKKNGGAPQPQNPGNQQRQNQGPGGHHGQPQNARAYALNQNQAVGNQGNLAGMINVFDVPIIDLLDTGVSHSFISHAACKRFELTPQLAETTLDVSTPGGGRLAAKDIISNLELNIGAETFKAVLYVISTMDFDIILGMDWLTQVGATILCNERKISFQPIGKEETSFHGIRMGVRVLVISAMKTTKMMRKK; this comes from the exons ATGGAAGATGCGCCAAGAggacgcggtaggggacgaggacgtggtcgtGGACGCGGCAGAGGATTCATCCTTGAACTGCCTATCCCTCAAGTAGCACCAGAGCGTACTGCTGAGGAAAAGTTTTGTAAGGAAAAgcctccaacgtttgatggtCTAGGCGATCCCGCGGACGCTGAGAAATGGATCAGGGCAGTAGAGCGAATCTTTGGCTACATTCGTTGTGAAGACGAAGAAAAAGTAACTTGCGCAGCCTACCAATTGGTGGATGAAGCCGATTTCTGGTGGGAGTCGGTGAGGCGCACAATGACTGAGGAACAGTGGGAAAATTTCACATGGGAATATTTTAAGACTGAGTTGTATGAGAAGTACATACCAGG GGCTCTCACcattgagtcattgctaccaagggagaaagAAAAAGCTCCAGGACAGTCTGGATTTGTGCCACCTCAAGATTGTGGTAAAGGGAAAAGGAAATGGAACGAGGGAACTGGTGGAAACTCTGGAAATGGAgatgggaagaaaccatgggttgctaaccaaaatcagaatcagTGTCAGAAACAACAGCCACAAGCAATGGGGCGACCACTTTGCCCAAAGTATCAGCGACCTCATTCAGGGGAATGCCTGAAAGGAATTAATATCTGTTACAGTTGCGGGGAAACTGGGCATTATGCTTCAGCATGTCCGAAGAAGAACGGAGGGGCACCTCAACCGCAAAACCCTGGGAATCAGCAGCGCCAGAATCAAGGTCCTGGAGGACACCATGGACAGCCACAGAatgctagggcctatgcccttaaccaaaaCCAAGCAGTTGGAAACCAAGGAAACTTAGCAGGTATGATTAATGTTTTCGACGTGCCGATTATAGATTTGTTAGATACTGGAGTGTCTCACTCTTTCATTTCACATGCTGCTTGTAAGAGATTCGAACTGACTCCACAATTGGCTGAGACAACTTTAGACGTTAGCACCCCTGGTGGTGGAAGATTGGCTGctaaggacattatctcgaacTTAGAGCTGAACATAGGTGCTGAAACGTTTAAGGCAGTTTTGTATGTCATTTCTACGATGGATtttgacataatcctaggaatggactggcttaCTCAAGTCGGTGCCACGATCCTATGTAACGAGAGAAAAATCTCTTTCCAACCCATTGGAAAAGAGGAGACTagttttcatggcataagaATGGGAGTAAGGGTGCTAGTGATTTCGGCGATGAAGACCACCAAAATGATGAGGAAGAAGTAA